In Cicer arietinum cultivar CDC Frontier isolate Library 1 chromosome 7, Cicar.CDCFrontier_v2.0, whole genome shotgun sequence, a single window of DNA contains:
- the LOC101493992 gene encoding uncharacterized protein isoform X1, protein MLAVTLTTPFLPAKPFHSRQFRFYKHRRLKIKSSIPFPSPSPFENLFNTLISQCSTVNSLNFITPALGFASGAALFFSQFKSPHSDLGEWILFTSPTPFNRFVFLRCPSISFKDSRGANERLVKEEKHYVTVNTGKINVKKREVLEVEELSYQRVCLNSPDGGVVSLDWPIELDLEEERGLDSTLLLVPGTPQGSMDDDIRVFVIEALKRGFFPVVMNPRGCASSPLTTPRLFTAADSDDICTAITYINNARPWTTLMGVGWGYGANMLTKYLAEVGERTPLTAATCIDNPFDLDEATRAFPYHHVTDQKLTRGLVDILQTNKALFQGKTKGFDVEKALLAKSVRDFEEAISMVSYGFVDIEDFYTESSTRNMIKDVKIPVLFIQSDNGMVPVFSVPRNLIAENPFTSLLLCSCLPSRVMKADTSALSWCQLVTVEWLAAVELGLLKGRHPLLTDIDVTINPSKGLTLAEEVRSDKSPKIGKLLEFTRSDALNGYSIDPTKDLLEESKNDASLHYSPQQDLQRNFEQGDMSLEITNGPLQQTSSTDRDFIGEENVASVDTEQHVLQTAQVVTNMLDVTMPGTLTEEQKKKVLTAVGQGETLMKALEDAVPEDVRGKLKDSVTGILHARGSDLKFDKILGIAQSPNSPGQKNQEKLTGASSAEVREDQSSSDQMENIGSSTDDSGNLPSGMGEPAEGTETEVILEEKHSTSLAPSQESNNEVGSSVSSRKETGESKDNNDMNEDLKGRVPDMDHSEKGLETDPKSHTPNHPDGAGGSEAEAITNHPDEAGGSEVAAVTEQESQNSGIAQPDTEKNNIPKADQKNLSSDQKKTASTDAKEEPPPPPMSSEHQTVEREDNGNENKDIKNMQQQISPQPNSSNSESGAPGFSVSQAFDALTGMDDSTQVAVNSVFGVIENMLSEIEKSSDNEAGVNNGKDVEHKLEEQQKSNGQNNDSNTSGNPSVDDHHDGMSLRNDPCHTEEQLKKLSISNGSGVCDSQNGYSNDHPVKKASNTNSQLIDKRFLVDEWDRHRHLNKMPEFIVAGSYGIGNSPYNKYLRKYLVSDIPTKSLDLNTTTALFLDYFPEEGQWKLLEQQPQSMEIASANAEIYDGAGSKMKAHTSAKSLNEKQCIEPPYVILDTENQQELVREYITTDTGNKMIHAGDERSEESIQFVKNKVLDSLKLEVGRKLNAVEMMKMKPKLTRDLEHVANAVSLAVVTSNGNLLYSQSQGHDVEGSVGKVATLDGEHIIRAISSSVQQTTFLRKVMPVGVIVGSILAALRKYFNVAPRLENGRSRSLVHDDGGKPGEKNYVFVSATEADQVPDEKISLDHPVKKELVEKVLEDASKNTVMVGAVTAAIGASALLMQQKDSQGGNEASESSKMKDCKPEEHEEVSEKQTNIITSLAEKAMSVAGPVVPTKKGGEVDQERLVTMLADLGQRGGMLRLVGKFALLWGGIRGAMSLTDRIISVLHFSERPLLQRIFGFVGMILVLWSPVAIPLLPTIVQGWTTNNPSKVAEFACIIGLYSATMILVKIWGKRIHGYENAFEQYGLDLTSAQKLIEYLKGLVCGVVFIFSIHAVNAFLGCASFSWPHILPSLDAMAWLKLYGQMGLLIAQGIVVASAISLVEELLFRSWLPQEIAVDLGYRNGIMISGLAFSFLQRSLQSIPALWLLSLSLSGARQRNGGSLSITIGLRAGMLASTFILEKGGFLTYNNKGNIPLWIIGSHPFQPFSGLVGLVFCLSLAIILYPRQTSQKSEARE, encoded by the exons ATGTTGGCAGTTACCTTAACGACTCCCTTTCTACCCGCCAAACCCTTTCACTCCCGCCAATTTCGCTTCTACAAACACCGTCGACTCAAAATCAAATCCTCAATCCCTTTTCCGTCGCCTTCACCGTTTGAAAATCTCTTCAACACGTTAATCTCTCAATGCTCTACCGTTAATTCCCTCAATTTCATCACTCCCGCTTTAGGTTTCGCTTCCGGCGCCGCTCTTTTCTTCTCGCAATTCAAATCGCCACACTCCGATCTCGGCGAGTGGATTCTATTTACTTCTCCCACGCCGTTTAACCGATTCGTGTTTCTTCGGTGTCCTTCGATATCGTTTAAGGACAGCCGCGGTGCCAACGAGAGGTTAGTGAAGGAAGAGAAGCATTACGTAACCGTTAACACTGGGAAAATTAATGTGAAGAAGAGAGAGGTTTTGGAGGTTGAAGAATTGAGTTATCAGAGAGTGTGTTTGAATTCGCCTGATGGAGGTGTGGTTTCGTTGGATTGGCCTATTGAATTGGATTTGGAAGAGGAACGTGGTTTGGATTCTACACTGTTACTTGTTCCTGGTACTCCTCAAGGGAGTATGGATGATGACATTAGGGTTTTTGTGATTGAAGCTCTTAAGAGAGGGTTTTTCCCTGTTGTTATGAATCCTAGAGGATGTGCTTCTTCACCTCTCACCACTCCCAG GTTATTTACCGCCGCTGACAGCGATGATATCTGCACAGCTATAACTTATATCAACAATGCAAGGCCATGGACTACCTTGATGGGTGTTGGCTGGGGATACGGTGCAAACATGCTGACAAAATACCTGGCTGAAGTTGGGGAAAGAACACCACTGACAGCTGCTACATGTATAGACAATCCTTTTGATTTAGACGAAGCAACAAGAGCCTTTCCTTATCACCATGTTACTGATCAGAAACTCACTCGTGGACTTGTAGATATTCTACAAACCAATAAG GCACTATTCCAAGGCAAAACAAAAGGTTTTGATGTGGAAAAAGCTCTGTTGGCAAAATCTGTACGTGATTTTGAAGAAGCAATATCCATGGTATCATATGGCTTTGTGGATATAGAAGATTTTTATACAGAATCCAGCACAAGAAATATGATCAAGGATGTTAAAATTCCTGTTCTCTTTATACAG agTGATAATGGGATGGTTCCAGTATTCTCAGTTCCGCGGAATCTGATTGCAGAAAATCCGTTCACAAGCCTGCTCCTATGTTCTTGTTTACCATCAAGAGTTATGAAAGCTGACACGTCTGCTTTATCATGGTGCCAGCTAGTAACGGTCGAG TGGCTCGCAGCAGTCGAGCTGGGACTCTTAAAGGGCCGTCATCCTCTTTTGACAGATATAGATGTTACCATAAATCCCTCTAAAGGATTAACTCTTGCTGAGGAAGTTAGGTCAGATAAGAGTCCAAAAATTGGAAAATTGTTGGAATTTACTCGGTCAGATGCATTGAATGGATACTCTATTGACCCTACTAAAGATTTGCTTGAAGAAAGTAAGAATGATGCTAGCCTCCACTATAGCCCTCAACAAGATCTACAACGGAACTTTGAGCAGGGAGATATGAGCTTAGAGATAACAAATGGCCCATTACAGCAGACTAGCTCCACTGATAGGGATTTCATTGGAGAGGAGAATGTTGCATCAGTGGATACTGAACAGCATGTTCTGCAGACAGCCCAAGTAGTAACAAATATGCTTGATGTTACTATGCCTGGTACTCTAACAGAAGAACAGAAGAAAAAG GTATTAACTGCTGTGGGTCAGGGAGAGACACTCATGAAAGCTTTGGAAGATGCTGTTCCAGAAGATGTTCGTGGAAAGTTAAAAGATTCTGTTACTGGAATTTTGCATGCACGGGGCTCTGACTTGAAGTTTGATAAAATTCTTGGTATTGCTCAGTCTCCTAATTCACCAGGTCAAAAGAACCAAGAAAAATTAACAGGAGCATCGAGTGCAGAAGTTAGGGAAGATCAGTCCTCTTCAGATCAGATGGAAAATATTGGTAGTTCTACAGATGACTCTGGTAACCTTCCCAGCGGCATGGGTGAGCCTGCAGAAGGAACAGAAACAGAAGTTATTCTAGAGGAGAAACATTCTACAAGTTTAGCTCCATCTCAAGAATCAAACAACGAAGTTGGttcctccgtttcttctaggaAAGAAACTGGTGAGTCCAAAGACAATAATGATATGAACGAGGATTTAAAAGGACGTGTTCCTGATATGGATCATAGCGAGAAGGGATTAGAAACGGATCCTAAATCACATACTCCCAACCATCCTGATGGGGCAGGTGGTTCTGAGGCAGAAGCTATTACCAACCATCCTGATGAAGCAGGTGGCTCCGAAGTAGCAGCTGTTACTGAACAGGAAAGCCAAAACAGTGGAATAGCTCAACCAGACACAGAGAAAAATAATATCCCGAAGGCTGACCAGAAAAATTTGTCTAGTGATCAAAAGAAAACAGCATCAACTGATGCAAAAGAAGAGCCTCCTCCTCCTCCTATGTCCTCTGAGCACCAAACAGTAGAAAGGGAAGATAACGGTAATGAGAATAAAGATATCAAGAATATGCAGCAGCAAATTTCACCACAACCTAACTCTTCCAATTCAGAGTCTGGTGCCCCTGGCTTCAGCGTCTCTCAAGCATTTGATGCCTTAACAGGGATGGATGATTCCACCCAAGTGGCCGTTAATAGTGTTTTTGGCGTGATAGAAAATATGCTATCTGAGATTGAGAAGAGCTCAGACAATGAAGCTGGAGTCAATAATGGAAAAGATGTTGAACACAAGTTAGAAgaacaacaaaaaagtaatGGCCAAAACAATGATTCCAACACATCTGGCAATCCTTCTGTAGATGATCACCATGATGGCATGTCCTTGAGGAATGATCCTTGTCATACGGAAGAACAACTAAAAAAGCTCAGCATAAGTAATGGAAGCGGTGTATGTGATTCTCAAAATGGTTACTCTAATGATCACCCAGTTAAGAAGGCAAGCAACACAAATAGTCAACTGATTGACAAAAGATTTCTCGTTGATGAATGGGATAGACACAGACATTTAAATAAGATGCCAGAGTTCATAGTCGCAGGTTCCTATGGGATTGGGAACTCTCCGTACAATAAATACCTCCGGAAATATCTTGTTTCAGATATTCCTACCAAGTCACTTGATTTAAACACAACAACTGCATTATTTCTTGACTATTTCCCAGAAGAAGGTCAATGGAAACTCCTTGAACAACAACCACAAAGTATGGAAATTGCTTCAGCTAATGCTGAAATTTATGATGGGGCTGGGAGCAAGATGAAGGCCCACACATCTGCAAAATCTTTGAATGAAAAACAGTGTATTGAACCACCATATGTGATATTAGATACTGAAAACCAACAAGAACTGGTTAGAGAGTACATTACTACAGACACTGGGAACAAAATGATTCATGCTGGTGATGAGAGGTCCGAAGAGTCAATCCAGTTTGTGAAAAACAAAGTACTAGATTCTTTGAAGTTAGAAGTTGGTCGCAAGCTGAATGCGGTGGAAATGATGAAAATGAAACCAAAGCTTACTCGAGATCTAGAACACGTGGCAAATGCAGTTTCACTGGCTGTCGTAACTAGCAACGGGAACCTACTATATTCTCAAAGTCAAGGTCACGATGTTGAGGGCTCTGTAGGAAAAGTTGCCACTCTTGACGGGGAGCATATCATTAGGGCTATTTCATCCTCTGTTCAGCAAACAACCTTCCTAAGAAAAGTGATGCCTGTTGGTGTTATTGTTGGATCTATCTTAGCTGCCTTGAGGAAGTATTTTAATGTAGCTCCACGTTTAGAAAATGGTCGGAGTAGATCTTTGGTCCATGATGATGGGGGGAAACCTGGCGAAAAGAATTATGTCTTTGTTAGTGCAACAGAGGCAGATCAAGTACCTGATGAGAAAATCAGTTTGGACCATCCCGTCAAGAAAGAGCTTGTAGAAAAGGTATTGGAAGATGCAAGCAAAAATACTGTCATGGTTGGTGCTGTTACAGCTGCTATTGGGGCTTCTGCGTTACTCATGCAACAGAAG GATTCACAAGGAGGAAACGAAGCTTCTGAAAGCTCGAAAATGAAAGATTGCAAGCCAGAAGAACATGAGGAAGTCTCTGAGAAACAGACTAACATAATCACAAGCCTTGCTGAGAAAGCCATGTCAGTTGCTGGTCCAGTTGTACCGACCAAAAAAGGTGGTGAAGTGGATCAAGAAAG ACTGGTTACGATGCTAGCTGATTTAGGACAGAGAGGTGGCATGTTGAGGTTAGTTGGAAAATTTGCTTTGCTATGGGGTGGTATACGTGGTGCAATGAGTTTGACAGACAGGATCATCTCAGTCTTGCATTTTTCTGAGCGTCCATTGTTACAGAG GATATTTGGGTTTGTTGGCATGATCCTTGTTCTATGGTCTCCTGTTGCTATTCCATTGCTTCCTACAATTGTTCAGGGTTGGACAACAAATAATCCTTCCAAAGTAGCCGAGTTTGCCTGCATTATTGGCCTGTACTCTGCTACAATGATACTTGTTAAGATATGGGGGAAAAGAATCCATGGATATGAAAATGCATTTGAACAGTATGGGCTGGACTTGACATCGGCACAAAAG ttaattgaatatttgaaaGGCTTGGTCTGTGGAGTCGTcttcattttttcaattcatGCTGTGAATGCATTTCTTGGTTGTGCAAGTTTCTCTTGGCCTCATATTCTACCTTCTTTAGATGCCATGGCTTGGCTAAAATTGTATGGACAAATGGGTCTGCTAATTGCTCAAGGAATTGTTGTGGCAAGTGCTATTTCATTGGTGGAAGAATTGCTTTTTAGGTCATGGTTGCCCCAAGAAATTGCAGTTGATCTTGGATATCGTAATGGAATCATGATTTCAGGGCTAGCATTTTCTTTCTTGCAGAG GTCACTACAATCAATACCCGCACTTTGGCTTTTATCTTTGTCTTTGTCAGGTGCCCGACAGAGAAATGGTGGCAGCCTCTCTATCACTATCGGGCTACGTGCAGGGATGTTGGCGTCCACTTTTATCTTGGAAAAGGGTGGTTTTTTAACATACAATAATAAGGGAAACATTCCTCTTTGGATAATTGGGTCTCATCCATTTCAACCATTCAGTGGTTTAGTTGGTTTGGTATTTTGTTTATCATTAGCAATAATTCTCTACCCCAGACAGACTTCACAAAAAAGTGAAGCTCGGGAATAA
- the LOC101493992 gene encoding uncharacterized protein isoform X3, translated as MLAVTLTTPFLPAKPFHSRQFRFYKHRRLKIKSSIPFPSPSPFENLFNTLISQCSTVNSLNFITPALGFASGAALFFSQFKSPHSDLGEWILFTSPTPFNRFVFLRCPSISFKDSRGANERLVKEEKHYVTVNTGKINVKKREVLEVEELSYQRVCLNSPDGGVVSLDWPIELDLEEERGLDSTLLLVPGTPQGSMDDDIRVFVIEALKRGFFPVVMNPRGCASSPLTTPRLFTAADSDDICTAITYINNARPWTTLMGVGWGYGANMLTKYLAEVGERTPLTAATCIDNPFDLDEATRAFPYHHVTDQKLTRGLVDILQTNKALFQGKTKGFDVEKALLAKSVRDFEEAISMVSYGFVDIEDFYTESSTRNMIKDVKIPVLFIQSDNGMVPVFSVPRNLIAENPFTSLLLCSCLPSRVMKADTSALSWCQLVTVEWLAAVELGLLKGRHPLLTDIDVTINPSKGLTLAEEVRSDKSPKIGKLLEFTRSDALNGYSIDPTKDLLEESKNDASLHYSPQQDLQRNFEQGDMSLEITNGPLQQTSSTDRDFIGEENVASVDTEQHVLQTAQVVTNMLDVTMPGTLTEEQKKKVLTAVGQGETLMKALEDAVPEDVRGKLKDSVTGILHARGSDLKFDKILGIAQSPNSPGQKNQEKLTGASSAEVREDQSSSDQMENIGSSTDDSGNLPSGMGEPAEGTETEVILEEKHSTSLAPSQESNNEVGSSVSSRKETGESKDNNDMNEDLKGRVPDMDHSEKGLETDPKSHTPNHPDGAGGSEAEAITNHPDEAGGSEVAAVTEQESQNSGIAQPDTEKNNIPKADQKNLSSDQKKTASTDAKEEPPPPPMSSEHQTVEREDNGNENKDIKNMQQQISPQPNSSNSESGAPGFSVSQAFDALTGMDDSTQVAVNSVFGVIENMLSEIEKSSDNEAGVNNGKDVEHKLEEQQKSNGQNNDSNTSGNPSVDDHHDGMSLRNDPCHTEEQLKKLSISNGSGVCDSQNGYSNDHPVKKASNTNSQLIDKRFLVDEWDRHRHLNKMPEFIVAGSYGIGNSPYNKYLRKYLVSDIPTKSLDLNTTTALFLDYFPEEGQWKLLEQQPQSMEIASANAEIYDGAGSKMKAHTSAKSLNEKQCIEPPYVILDTENQQELVREYITTDTGNKMIHAGDERSEESIQFVKNKVLDSLKLEVGRKLNAVEMMKMKPKLTRDLEHVANAVSLAVVTSNGNLLYSQSQGHDVEGSVGKVATLDGEHIIRAISSSVQQTTFLRKVMPVGVIVGSILAALRKYFNVAPRLENGRSRSLVHDDGGKPGEKNYVFVSATEADQVPDEKISLDHPVKKELVEKVLEDASKNTVMVGAVTAAIGASALLMQQKDSQGGNEASESSKMKDCKPEEHEEVSEKQTNIITSLAEKAMSVAGPVVPTKKGGEVDQERLVTMLADLGQRGGMLRLVGKFALLWGGIRGAMSLTDRIISVLHFSERPLLQR; from the exons ATGTTGGCAGTTACCTTAACGACTCCCTTTCTACCCGCCAAACCCTTTCACTCCCGCCAATTTCGCTTCTACAAACACCGTCGACTCAAAATCAAATCCTCAATCCCTTTTCCGTCGCCTTCACCGTTTGAAAATCTCTTCAACACGTTAATCTCTCAATGCTCTACCGTTAATTCCCTCAATTTCATCACTCCCGCTTTAGGTTTCGCTTCCGGCGCCGCTCTTTTCTTCTCGCAATTCAAATCGCCACACTCCGATCTCGGCGAGTGGATTCTATTTACTTCTCCCACGCCGTTTAACCGATTCGTGTTTCTTCGGTGTCCTTCGATATCGTTTAAGGACAGCCGCGGTGCCAACGAGAGGTTAGTGAAGGAAGAGAAGCATTACGTAACCGTTAACACTGGGAAAATTAATGTGAAGAAGAGAGAGGTTTTGGAGGTTGAAGAATTGAGTTATCAGAGAGTGTGTTTGAATTCGCCTGATGGAGGTGTGGTTTCGTTGGATTGGCCTATTGAATTGGATTTGGAAGAGGAACGTGGTTTGGATTCTACACTGTTACTTGTTCCTGGTACTCCTCAAGGGAGTATGGATGATGACATTAGGGTTTTTGTGATTGAAGCTCTTAAGAGAGGGTTTTTCCCTGTTGTTATGAATCCTAGAGGATGTGCTTCTTCACCTCTCACCACTCCCAG GTTATTTACCGCCGCTGACAGCGATGATATCTGCACAGCTATAACTTATATCAACAATGCAAGGCCATGGACTACCTTGATGGGTGTTGGCTGGGGATACGGTGCAAACATGCTGACAAAATACCTGGCTGAAGTTGGGGAAAGAACACCACTGACAGCTGCTACATGTATAGACAATCCTTTTGATTTAGACGAAGCAACAAGAGCCTTTCCTTATCACCATGTTACTGATCAGAAACTCACTCGTGGACTTGTAGATATTCTACAAACCAATAAG GCACTATTCCAAGGCAAAACAAAAGGTTTTGATGTGGAAAAAGCTCTGTTGGCAAAATCTGTACGTGATTTTGAAGAAGCAATATCCATGGTATCATATGGCTTTGTGGATATAGAAGATTTTTATACAGAATCCAGCACAAGAAATATGATCAAGGATGTTAAAATTCCTGTTCTCTTTATACAG agTGATAATGGGATGGTTCCAGTATTCTCAGTTCCGCGGAATCTGATTGCAGAAAATCCGTTCACAAGCCTGCTCCTATGTTCTTGTTTACCATCAAGAGTTATGAAAGCTGACACGTCTGCTTTATCATGGTGCCAGCTAGTAACGGTCGAG TGGCTCGCAGCAGTCGAGCTGGGACTCTTAAAGGGCCGTCATCCTCTTTTGACAGATATAGATGTTACCATAAATCCCTCTAAAGGATTAACTCTTGCTGAGGAAGTTAGGTCAGATAAGAGTCCAAAAATTGGAAAATTGTTGGAATTTACTCGGTCAGATGCATTGAATGGATACTCTATTGACCCTACTAAAGATTTGCTTGAAGAAAGTAAGAATGATGCTAGCCTCCACTATAGCCCTCAACAAGATCTACAACGGAACTTTGAGCAGGGAGATATGAGCTTAGAGATAACAAATGGCCCATTACAGCAGACTAGCTCCACTGATAGGGATTTCATTGGAGAGGAGAATGTTGCATCAGTGGATACTGAACAGCATGTTCTGCAGACAGCCCAAGTAGTAACAAATATGCTTGATGTTACTATGCCTGGTACTCTAACAGAAGAACAGAAGAAAAAG GTATTAACTGCTGTGGGTCAGGGAGAGACACTCATGAAAGCTTTGGAAGATGCTGTTCCAGAAGATGTTCGTGGAAAGTTAAAAGATTCTGTTACTGGAATTTTGCATGCACGGGGCTCTGACTTGAAGTTTGATAAAATTCTTGGTATTGCTCAGTCTCCTAATTCACCAGGTCAAAAGAACCAAGAAAAATTAACAGGAGCATCGAGTGCAGAAGTTAGGGAAGATCAGTCCTCTTCAGATCAGATGGAAAATATTGGTAGTTCTACAGATGACTCTGGTAACCTTCCCAGCGGCATGGGTGAGCCTGCAGAAGGAACAGAAACAGAAGTTATTCTAGAGGAGAAACATTCTACAAGTTTAGCTCCATCTCAAGAATCAAACAACGAAGTTGGttcctccgtttcttctaggaAAGAAACTGGTGAGTCCAAAGACAATAATGATATGAACGAGGATTTAAAAGGACGTGTTCCTGATATGGATCATAGCGAGAAGGGATTAGAAACGGATCCTAAATCACATACTCCCAACCATCCTGATGGGGCAGGTGGTTCTGAGGCAGAAGCTATTACCAACCATCCTGATGAAGCAGGTGGCTCCGAAGTAGCAGCTGTTACTGAACAGGAAAGCCAAAACAGTGGAATAGCTCAACCAGACACAGAGAAAAATAATATCCCGAAGGCTGACCAGAAAAATTTGTCTAGTGATCAAAAGAAAACAGCATCAACTGATGCAAAAGAAGAGCCTCCTCCTCCTCCTATGTCCTCTGAGCACCAAACAGTAGAAAGGGAAGATAACGGTAATGAGAATAAAGATATCAAGAATATGCAGCAGCAAATTTCACCACAACCTAACTCTTCCAATTCAGAGTCTGGTGCCCCTGGCTTCAGCGTCTCTCAAGCATTTGATGCCTTAACAGGGATGGATGATTCCACCCAAGTGGCCGTTAATAGTGTTTTTGGCGTGATAGAAAATATGCTATCTGAGATTGAGAAGAGCTCAGACAATGAAGCTGGAGTCAATAATGGAAAAGATGTTGAACACAAGTTAGAAgaacaacaaaaaagtaatGGCCAAAACAATGATTCCAACACATCTGGCAATCCTTCTGTAGATGATCACCATGATGGCATGTCCTTGAGGAATGATCCTTGTCATACGGAAGAACAACTAAAAAAGCTCAGCATAAGTAATGGAAGCGGTGTATGTGATTCTCAAAATGGTTACTCTAATGATCACCCAGTTAAGAAGGCAAGCAACACAAATAGTCAACTGATTGACAAAAGATTTCTCGTTGATGAATGGGATAGACACAGACATTTAAATAAGATGCCAGAGTTCATAGTCGCAGGTTCCTATGGGATTGGGAACTCTCCGTACAATAAATACCTCCGGAAATATCTTGTTTCAGATATTCCTACCAAGTCACTTGATTTAAACACAACAACTGCATTATTTCTTGACTATTTCCCAGAAGAAGGTCAATGGAAACTCCTTGAACAACAACCACAAAGTATGGAAATTGCTTCAGCTAATGCTGAAATTTATGATGGGGCTGGGAGCAAGATGAAGGCCCACACATCTGCAAAATCTTTGAATGAAAAACAGTGTATTGAACCACCATATGTGATATTAGATACTGAAAACCAACAAGAACTGGTTAGAGAGTACATTACTACAGACACTGGGAACAAAATGATTCATGCTGGTGATGAGAGGTCCGAAGAGTCAATCCAGTTTGTGAAAAACAAAGTACTAGATTCTTTGAAGTTAGAAGTTGGTCGCAAGCTGAATGCGGTGGAAATGATGAAAATGAAACCAAAGCTTACTCGAGATCTAGAACACGTGGCAAATGCAGTTTCACTGGCTGTCGTAACTAGCAACGGGAACCTACTATATTCTCAAAGTCAAGGTCACGATGTTGAGGGCTCTGTAGGAAAAGTTGCCACTCTTGACGGGGAGCATATCATTAGGGCTATTTCATCCTCTGTTCAGCAAACAACCTTCCTAAGAAAAGTGATGCCTGTTGGTGTTATTGTTGGATCTATCTTAGCTGCCTTGAGGAAGTATTTTAATGTAGCTCCACGTTTAGAAAATGGTCGGAGTAGATCTTTGGTCCATGATGATGGGGGGAAACCTGGCGAAAAGAATTATGTCTTTGTTAGTGCAACAGAGGCAGATCAAGTACCTGATGAGAAAATCAGTTTGGACCATCCCGTCAAGAAAGAGCTTGTAGAAAAGGTATTGGAAGATGCAAGCAAAAATACTGTCATGGTTGGTGCTGTTACAGCTGCTATTGGGGCTTCTGCGTTACTCATGCAACAGAAG GATTCACAAGGAGGAAACGAAGCTTCTGAAAGCTCGAAAATGAAAGATTGCAAGCCAGAAGAACATGAGGAAGTCTCTGAGAAACAGACTAACATAATCACAAGCCTTGCTGAGAAAGCCATGTCAGTTGCTGGTCCAGTTGTACCGACCAAAAAAGGTGGTGAAGTGGATCAAGAAAG ACTGGTTACGATGCTAGCTGATTTAGGACAGAGAGGTGGCATGTTGAGGTTAGTTGGAAAATTTGCTTTGCTATGGGGTGGTATACGTGGTGCAATGAGTTTGACAGACAGGATCATCTCAGTCTTGCATTTTTCTGAGCGTCCATTGTTACAGAGGTAA